The Corynebacterium qintianiae genome has a window encoding:
- a CDS encoding MogA/MoaB family molybdenum cofactor biosynthesis protein — MSNTLDALELAEPDDAFLLATEMQDNTPVPPCALVVLVSDHRFEDPEDDTHRLVGELLFEAGFKVDAVVRVKSKKADIRKAIETGVVGGVDLVLTVGGTGVGPRDKTPEATRAVIDKMVPGVGQAIRSSGQSVGAVDAATSRGICGVSGSTVVVNLAASRQAIRDGMSTLQPLVTHLIADLNQYSV, encoded by the coding sequence ATGTCAAACACGCTTGACGCTCTGGAACTCGCCGAGCCAGATGACGCTTTCCTGCTCGCGACTGAGATGCAGGACAACACGCCGGTGCCGCCGTGCGCCTTGGTCGTGCTCGTGTCCGACCACCGTTTCGAGGATCCCGAGGATGACACGCACCGGCTAGTCGGTGAGCTCTTGTTCGAGGCGGGGTTCAAGGTCGACGCCGTCGTTCGCGTGAAGTCGAAGAAGGCGGATATCCGCAAGGCGATCGAGACGGGCGTCGTCGGTGGCGTGGACCTCGTTCTCACAGTCGGCGGCACCGGTGTCGGGCCGCGCGACAAGACCCCGGAAGCGACCCGCGCGGTCATTGACAAGATGGTCCCGGGTGTCGGCCAGGCGATCAGATCCTCGGGGCAAAGCGTCGGCGCTGTCGACGCTGCGACGTCGCGCGGAATTTGCGGCGTCTCCGGATCGACGGTGGTGGTCAACCTCGCCGCGAGTCGCCAGGCGATCCGCGACGGTATGTCCACTCTTCAGCCGCTGGTCACCCACTTGATCGCGGATCTGAACCAATACAGCGTCTAG
- the rpsR gene encoding 30S ribosomal protein S18, translating to MKRGNNQRKQRMEQSRRPKKNPLKAEGIEKVDYKDVKTLRLFISDRHKIRSRRVTGLTPQQQRQVATAVKNAREMALLPFTSR from the coding sequence ATGAAGCGTGGAAATAACCAGCGCAAGCAGCGCATGGAGCAGTCCCGTCGCCCGAAGAAGAACCCGCTCAAGGCCGAAGGCATTGAGAAGGTCGACTACAAGGACGTCAAGACACTGCGTCTGTTCATCTCGGATCGCCACAAGATCCGCTCCCGCCGCGTCACGGGCCTGACCCCGCAGCAGCAGCGCCAGGTCGCTACCGCTGTGAAGAACGCCCGCGAGATGGCTCTCCTGCCGTTCACCAGCCGCTAA
- a CDS encoding DUF418 domain-containing protein, whose amino-acid sequence MRSKSSRIVALDVARGIAILGTLATNIWIFAYSAASGSSPTMEALLKDPDFSMAGEITRGGGAEAVINAVLHLVTDGKFLGLLTIMFGIGLEIQRQSAVRKERRWPGGYYWRAALLATEGLLNYIFVFEFDVLMGYGLTALAVAPIIARSERVQKVFMWAAIVVHVAVIALIDVSLHLFQSSASEDEVAAASESMQLYDSTGSYWAMVHTRVTHFVDGRFEIPILIMMGLGMFTLGARLYRAGLFAPDRGDLRRKVLIFGLGVGLPVDWGLRLFATSTAATSTRYITSAIVAFGILALIAEYYVRRGNELGAVGKALTSVGRMALTCYILQNLISSVLFYDFGLGLARRTLGPGQIYWVMGIYLLICAFLVGFSMLWLRRFKRGPVEIAMHRLYR is encoded by the coding sequence ATGCGCTCGAAATCTTCCCGAATCGTCGCCCTCGACGTCGCCCGCGGTATCGCGATTCTGGGCACCCTGGCGACGAACATCTGGATCTTCGCCTACTCCGCAGCCTCCGGCTCCTCCCCCACGATGGAGGCGCTGCTGAAAGACCCGGATTTCTCCATGGCGGGTGAAATTACCCGCGGCGGCGGCGCGGAGGCGGTGATCAACGCGGTGCTCCACCTAGTCACGGACGGCAAGTTCCTCGGCCTACTGACAATCATGTTCGGCATCGGTCTCGAGATCCAGCGGCAGTCCGCCGTGCGCAAGGAGCGGCGGTGGCCGGGCGGTTATTACTGGCGCGCTGCGCTGCTTGCGACCGAGGGCCTTCTCAACTACATCTTCGTCTTCGAATTTGATGTGCTGATGGGCTACGGTCTCACCGCGCTCGCCGTCGCCCCGATCATCGCGCGAAGCGAGCGCGTTCAGAAGGTGTTCATGTGGGCCGCGATCGTCGTTCATGTTGCGGTCATCGCGCTTATCGACGTCTCACTCCACCTGTTCCAAAGCTCCGCCAGCGAGGACGAAGTCGCTGCGGCGTCCGAATCCATGCAGCTCTACGATTCCACGGGGAGCTACTGGGCGATGGTGCACACTCGCGTGACGCACTTCGTGGACGGGCGCTTCGAAATTCCTATTCTGATCATGATGGGCCTGGGGATGTTCACCCTCGGCGCGCGCCTCTACCGCGCAGGCCTGTTCGCTCCCGACCGCGGAGATTTGCGCCGGAAGGTCCTCATCTTCGGCCTCGGCGTCGGGCTGCCCGTGGACTGGGGCTTGCGTTTATTCGCGACCTCGACCGCGGCGACGTCCACACGCTACATCACATCCGCCATCGTCGCGTTCGGCATCCTCGCACTCATCGCCGAGTACTACGTCAGGCGCGGCAATGAGCTAGGCGCGGTGGGTAAAGCACTCACCTCTGTCGGACGGATGGCGCTGACTTGCTACATCCTGCAGAATCTCATCTCCTCGGTGCTGTTCTACGACTTCGGCCTCGGGCTGGCGCGGCGCACGTTGGGGCCGGGGCAGATCTACTGGGTGATGGGCATCTACCTGTTGATATGTGCGTTCCTCGTCGGATTCAGCATGTTGTGGCTGCGCCGGTTCAAGCGCGGCCCCGTCGAGATTGCCATGCACCGTCTTTACCGCTGA
- a CDS encoding TetR/AcrR family transcriptional regulator has translation MSGTVGRPRKNSPRRRGKTARDEILDASSELFTTQGFATTSTHQIADAVGIRQASLYYHFPSKAEIFLTLLMGTVQPSLDLAQDLAETDESPALKLWALVAAETRILLSSNWNIGRLYQLPVALSEEFHDYHDARQALEDVFRGLAAEIVGDDDPRIDLPFQMTLAAIELRDNTGKAPYPLVDDALPAPSVMIADAVLDVLHADLPDNRGMRTLDLVSKVMDTIS, from the coding sequence ATGTCTGGAACAGTGGGCCGCCCCCGCAAAAACAGTCCGCGTCGCAGGGGAAAAACCGCCCGCGACGAGATTCTCGACGCCTCCTCCGAGCTGTTTACCACCCAGGGTTTCGCCACCACCTCCACCCACCAGATCGCGGACGCCGTCGGGATCCGCCAGGCGTCGCTGTACTACCACTTCCCGTCCAAGGCGGAGATCTTCCTGACCCTCCTCATGGGTACCGTGCAGCCCTCTCTCGACCTGGCCCAGGACCTCGCAGAAACGGACGAAAGTCCGGCGCTGAAGCTGTGGGCGCTCGTCGCGGCGGAGACCCGCATCCTGCTTTCCTCCAATTGGAACATTGGCCGGCTCTACCAGCTGCCGGTGGCGCTGTCGGAGGAGTTCCACGACTACCACGACGCGCGTCAGGCGCTGGAGGATGTATTCCGCGGCCTCGCAGCAGAAATTGTCGGCGACGACGACCCGCGCATCGACCTACCCTTCCAGATGACCCTCGCCGCAATTGAGTTGCGCGACAACACGGGCAAGGCCCCCTACCCGCTTGTCGACGACGCCCTGCCCGCGCCCTCGGTCATGATCGCCGACGCCGTCCTCGACGTTCTCCACGCCGACCTGCCGGACAACCGCGGTATGCGCACCCTCGACCTCGTGTCCAAAGTGATGGACACCATCTCCTAG
- a CDS encoding S1C family serine protease: protein MNNPIPPQGNTQPRRSGTGPAIAVALVTSLIAGAGAGYLAGNAAGDANASYVSDALDAKPASNSEPAPEGSVEEVAATVLPAVVSITVEGPRGSAEGSGSIISGDGYVLTNHHVIAEGESGAKIAVTLNDGTTHPATYVASDVNTDVGVLQIEGVQNLPVIRFGDSDELQVGQEVVAVGSPLGFSATVTSGIVSALNRPVRAAQGGGESSLMDGIQTDAAINPGNSGGPLVDMNGNLVGMNSVIASMSSSPQGGAGSIGLGFAIPSNFAQRVAKQLIETGEARQPMLGVQVSIVDPARGATVAGVEPGSPADKAGLKPGDVITRLNDRPIDSADALIAATRSRDFGETVTLQVQSEGSEDSRSVDVTLSSE, encoded by the coding sequence ATGAACAATCCCATACCGCCTCAGGGGAACACGCAGCCCCGCCGCTCGGGTACAGGCCCGGCCATCGCCGTCGCACTCGTCACATCGCTGATCGCCGGGGCTGGTGCCGGCTACCTCGCCGGCAACGCGGCTGGGGATGCGAATGCGTCCTACGTCAGCGACGCGCTCGACGCGAAGCCCGCCTCCAACAGTGAACCCGCACCGGAAGGGTCTGTCGAAGAGGTCGCCGCGACAGTCCTCCCCGCAGTTGTGTCCATCACCGTTGAGGGCCCGCGCGGGAGCGCGGAGGGCTCCGGATCGATTATTTCCGGCGACGGTTACGTGCTCACCAACCACCACGTCATTGCCGAGGGGGAAAGCGGGGCAAAGATCGCGGTGACGCTTAACGACGGCACCACCCACCCCGCCACCTACGTCGCCTCCGACGTCAACACCGACGTGGGCGTGCTCCAGATCGAGGGCGTGCAGAACTTGCCTGTCATCCGCTTCGGTGACTCGGATGAGCTGCAAGTGGGGCAGGAAGTGGTGGCGGTGGGTTCACCACTGGGATTCTCGGCCACCGTGACCAGCGGCATCGTCTCGGCGCTCAACCGCCCGGTGCGCGCCGCCCAGGGCGGTGGTGAGAGCTCGTTGATGGACGGCATTCAGACCGACGCCGCCATCAACCCCGGCAACTCCGGAGGCCCGCTGGTGGACATGAACGGAAACCTCGTCGGCATGAACTCGGTCATCGCATCGATGTCGTCCAGCCCGCAGGGCGGCGCGGGATCTATCGGCCTCGGGTTCGCTATTCCGTCGAACTTCGCGCAGCGCGTAGCCAAGCAGCTCATCGAGACGGGTGAGGCGCGCCAGCCGATGCTCGGTGTCCAGGTCAGCATCGTCGATCCGGCCCGCGGCGCGACTGTGGCGGGCGTGGAGCCCGGGAGCCCCGCGGACAAGGCGGGTCTCAAGCCCGGTGACGTGATCACGCGCCTCAACGACCGGCCAATCGATTCTGCCGACGCCCTGATCGCCGCGACCCGCTCCCGTGATTTCGGGGAGACCGTGACACTTCAGGTTCAATCCGAGGGAAGCGAAGATTCGCGATCGGTAGATGTGACGCTTAGTTCGGAGTAA
- a CDS encoding UTP--glucose-1-phosphate uridylyltransferase, with protein sequence MRTTSENSSPGIRTVVVPAAGMGTRFLPATKTVPKELLPVVDTPGIELIAEEAAQAGATRLAIVTAPEKQEIMRHFGRFESLCETLAERGKTTQVEKVARAAQLIDAVSVVQDKPLGLGHAVGCAESALDDDEDVVAVMLPDDLVLPNGVMEKMAAVRAELGGSVLCAFNVTPDEVFNYGVFDVEEIETDFGGFAVKKVRGMVEKPAKEEAPSTLVATGRYLLDRGIFDALRRITPGKGGELQLTDAIALMIAEGHPVHVVVHEGKRHDLGNPAGYIPANVDFGLRDEKYGPALYTAIKAILREYEAEM encoded by the coding sequence ATGCGGACAACCAGTGAGAACTCTTCGCCCGGAATCAGGACCGTCGTTGTGCCGGCGGCCGGTATGGGAACCAGGTTCCTGCCAGCGACGAAGACTGTTCCGAAGGAGCTTTTGCCCGTGGTGGACACGCCGGGCATCGAGCTGATCGCCGAGGAGGCGGCCCAAGCCGGCGCTACGCGCTTGGCGATTGTCACGGCCCCGGAGAAGCAGGAGATCATGCGCCACTTTGGCCGGTTCGAGTCGCTGTGCGAAACGTTGGCCGAGCGCGGCAAGACCACTCAGGTGGAGAAGGTCGCGCGCGCCGCGCAGCTGATCGACGCCGTGTCGGTTGTCCAGGACAAGCCCCTCGGCCTGGGCCACGCGGTGGGTTGCGCGGAATCCGCCCTCGATGACGATGAGGACGTCGTCGCGGTGATGTTGCCGGATGACCTGGTGCTACCGAACGGTGTGATGGAGAAGATGGCGGCCGTGCGCGCGGAGCTCGGCGGATCCGTGCTGTGCGCGTTCAACGTCACCCCGGACGAGGTGTTCAACTACGGCGTGTTCGATGTCGAGGAGATCGAGACCGATTTCGGCGGGTTCGCGGTGAAGAAGGTCCGCGGGATGGTGGAGAAACCGGCGAAGGAGGAGGCCCCCTCGACGCTGGTGGCCACGGGGCGCTACCTGCTCGACCGCGGGATTTTCGACGCGTTGCGCCGCATTACCCCGGGCAAGGGTGGCGAGCTTCAGCTCACGGACGCGATCGCGCTGATGATCGCCGAGGGCCACCCGGTGCATGTGGTCGTGCACGAGGGAAAGCGCCACGACCTGGGCAACCCCGCCGGTTACATCCCGGCGAACGTGGATTTCGGACTGCGCGACGAGAAGTACGGCCCGGCACTGTACACCGCCATCAAGGCGATCCTGCGCGAATACGAAGCAGAAATGTAG
- the rpmF gene encoding 50S ribosomal protein L32 translates to MAVQKFRKSRANTHSRRSQWKADNPDLQTVKIDGQEVRIPRRLVKAAKAGLIDVEQF, encoded by the coding sequence ATGGCTGTACAGAAGTTCCGTAAGTCCCGCGCTAACACGCACTCGCGACGCTCCCAGTGGAAGGCCGACAACCCCGACCTGCAGACCGTCAAGATCGATGGCCAGGAGGTGCGCATCCCGCGCCGTCTGGTCAAGGCCGCCAAGGCCGGCCTCATCGACGTCGAGCAGTTCTAG
- the mscL gene encoding large conductance mechanosensitive channel protein MscL, translating to MLEGFRDFIMRGNVIDLAVGVVIGSAFTAIVTAFSTNIINPLISSLGGTDYGFGFNAIPGNDATFLNFGALLTAIINFLLIAAVVYSLIVAPMNKLDEMQKRRRGISEDEPAPTDTELLTEIRDLLAGQNRPGSTQLP from the coding sequence ATGCTTGAAGGTTTCAGAGACTTCATCATGCGCGGCAACGTCATCGACCTCGCGGTTGGTGTCGTCATCGGCTCCGCATTCACCGCCATTGTCACCGCGTTTTCCACCAACATCATCAACCCGCTTATCTCCAGCCTCGGCGGAACGGACTACGGGTTCGGATTCAACGCCATCCCCGGAAACGACGCAACCTTCCTGAACTTCGGCGCGCTGCTGACCGCCATCATCAACTTCCTGCTCATTGCGGCTGTGGTCTACTCCCTCATCGTCGCACCCATGAACAAACTCGACGAGATGCAGAAGCGCCGCCGGGGCATCAGCGAGGACGAACCCGCCCCGACGGACACGGAGCTCCTCACCGAGATCCGCGACCTCCTGGCCGGGCAGAACCGCCCGGGCAGCACTCAGCTTCCGTAA
- the rpmG gene encoding 50S ribosomal protein L33, translating to MARNDIRPIIKLKSTAGTGFTYVTRKNKRNNPDRITLKKYDPVVRKHVEFREER from the coding sequence ATGGCACGTAACGATATCCGCCCGATCATCAAGCTGAAGAGCACCGCGGGCACCGGGTTCACGTACGTGACCCGCAAGAACAAGCGCAACAACCCGGACCGCATCACGCTGAAGAAGTACGATCCGGTAGTTCGCAAGCACGTCGAATTCCGCGAGGAGCGATAA
- a CDS encoding SAF domain-containing protein, translating into MKATENLLHILREPGYRRSVLVRRVAAGALLAAAGLNALAHRNADPVVATFSRATAAGEVVEASDVELRRMPADAVPDNALTELDAATGQILAAPASRGEVVTSTRLVGPDLVRELVAGQPPETYSLVPVALAEPDIIPMLHHGATVDVVTVSADGVRPATVATGGRVVLAGAEEGTVMLLLRNSEAASVAAASLSSPLTVVLGGPAPG; encoded by the coding sequence GTGAAGGCGACCGAGAACCTACTGCATATTCTCCGCGAACCCGGTTATCGGCGCAGTGTGCTGGTGCGCCGGGTCGCGGCCGGAGCCCTTCTGGCCGCGGCCGGTCTCAACGCGCTCGCACACCGCAACGCGGACCCCGTCGTGGCCACCTTCTCCCGGGCCACCGCCGCGGGGGAGGTTGTCGAGGCCTCGGACGTCGAGCTGCGGAGGATGCCGGCGGATGCGGTCCCCGACAACGCCCTGACCGAACTCGACGCCGCCACGGGCCAGATCCTCGCGGCGCCGGCGTCGAGGGGCGAGGTCGTCACCTCGACCCGCTTGGTCGGGCCCGACCTCGTACGCGAGCTCGTGGCCGGGCAGCCGCCAGAGACCTACTCCCTCGTCCCGGTAGCTCTGGCAGAGCCCGACATCATCCCCATGCTCCACCACGGAGCAACCGTTGACGTGGTTACGGTTTCGGCGGACGGTGTGCGGCCGGCGACCGTCGCGACCGGTGGGCGGGTCGTGCTCGCGGGGGCCGAGGAGGGCACAGTGATGCTCCTGCTCCGGAACTCGGAGGCTGCCTCAGTGGCCGCCGCTTCCCTATCTTCGCCTTTAACTGTCGTGTTGGGTGGGCCGGCACCGGGTTAA
- a CDS encoding type B 50S ribosomal protein L31: protein MKNDIHPDYHPVIIQDGNTGNKFLTRSTMTSDRTEQWEDGNEYPLVVVDVTAESHPFWTGAQRLMDTAGRVEKFNQRYGGLARRKKKSAN from the coding sequence ATGAAGAATGATATTCACCCGGATTACCATCCGGTGATCATCCAGGACGGTAACACGGGAAACAAGTTCCTGACCCGCTCCACGATGACCTCCGACCGCACCGAGCAGTGGGAAGACGGCAACGAGTACCCGCTCGTCGTCGTCGACGTGACCGCAGAGTCCCACCCGTTCTGGACGGGCGCTCAGCGTCTCATGGACACCGCCGGCCGCGTTGAGAAGTTCAACCAGCGCTACGGTGGCCTTGCCCGCCGCAAGAAGAAGTCCGCTAACTAG
- the rpmB gene encoding 50S ribosomal protein L28, which yields MSAHCQVTGRQPSFGKTVSHSHRRHSRRWNPNVQKKRFYLPSEGRTITLNVSTKGLKIIDRDGIESVVAAIRARGEKI from the coding sequence ATGTCGGCACATTGCCAGGTCACGGGACGTCAGCCGTCTTTCGGCAAGACTGTCTCGCACTCGCACCGCCGCCACTCGCGCCGTTGGAACCCCAACGTGCAGAAGAAGCGGTTTTACCTGCCCTCCGAGGGCCGTACCATCACCCTGAACGTCTCCACCAAGGGACTGAAGATCATCGACCGCGACGGCATCGAGTCTGTCGTCGCCGCAATCCGCGCACGAGGTGAGAAGATCTAA
- the glp gene encoding molybdotransferase-like divisome protein Glp, with product MRSVEDQLAIVVDAAPVPEPIRVGITDALGLMCAEEVSAANPLPGFPQAAVDGYAVRAVDVGGGVALGSGPEKDRPVERSLPVVGEVAAGSQKPLRLQPKQAVRVATGAPLPTLADAVLPLQWSDRGRKRVTPSRPVRTGDFVRKAGDDIQPGDVAVRQGSVLGPAQIGLLAASGRDKVLVYPRPRVTVMSFGLELVDIERDPGLGQVYDVASYAVAAAAKEAGATVTRAGIINAEPRRLKETIAHQASRSEMLIITGAVGGSGAEPVQNVLRDLGEIDTTRVAMHPGSVQGFGLVGEERIPVFLLPPNTVSSLVIFEALIRPTIRQSLGKAEPTRRTVQARSLGRIESLPGRLGLVRGRLMRDAETGDYLVQSLSGAEGAPAHLLAGFAEANALIRIPRDITEVRPGDLVDVEFLQQR from the coding sequence ATGCGGAGTGTGGAGGACCAGTTAGCGATCGTGGTCGACGCCGCGCCAGTGCCGGAGCCGATCCGCGTCGGAATCACCGATGCCCTCGGCCTCATGTGCGCCGAGGAGGTCTCGGCGGCTAACCCGCTGCCGGGGTTCCCGCAGGCGGCCGTTGACGGCTACGCGGTGCGTGCGGTCGATGTCGGCGGCGGGGTCGCGCTGGGTTCGGGGCCGGAGAAAGATCGGCCGGTGGAGCGTTCGCTGCCCGTTGTCGGCGAGGTCGCCGCGGGATCGCAGAAGCCGCTGCGCCTGCAACCGAAACAGGCGGTGCGGGTCGCCACGGGCGCCCCTTTGCCCACGCTCGCGGACGCCGTGCTCCCGCTGCAGTGGAGCGACCGCGGACGCAAGCGGGTGACCCCGAGTCGGCCCGTGCGCACCGGCGACTTCGTGCGCAAGGCGGGCGACGACATCCAGCCCGGTGACGTCGCGGTGCGGCAGGGATCGGTTCTCGGCCCCGCGCAGATCGGACTTCTCGCTGCGTCCGGGCGTGACAAGGTGCTTGTCTACCCGCGTCCGCGAGTGACCGTCATGTCCTTCGGGTTAGAGCTGGTGGACATTGAACGCGACCCGGGCCTCGGCCAGGTGTACGATGTAGCCTCCTACGCGGTGGCGGCCGCGGCCAAAGAGGCCGGGGCGACGGTGACCCGGGCCGGCATCATTAATGCCGAGCCGCGCAGGCTGAAGGAGACGATTGCGCACCAGGCGTCGAGAAGTGAAATGCTCATCATCACGGGCGCCGTCGGCGGAAGCGGCGCAGAGCCGGTGCAGAACGTCCTGCGCGACCTTGGCGAGATCGACACCACCCGCGTGGCGATGCACCCCGGCTCTGTCCAGGGTTTCGGGCTAGTCGGCGAGGAGCGGATCCCGGTGTTCTTGCTCCCGCCGAACACGGTCAGCTCACTGGTGATTTTCGAGGCCCTGATCCGGCCGACGATCCGGCAGTCCCTGGGCAAGGCCGAGCCGACGCGGCGCACCGTGCAGGCCCGTTCCCTCGGCCGCATCGAGTCCTTGCCCGGCCGCCTGGGGTTGGTGCGCGGCCGGCTCATGCGCGACGCGGAGACCGGTGACTACCTGGTCCAGAGCCTCAGCGGCGCGGAGGGGGCACCCGCACACCTGCTTGCCGGGTTCGCCGAGGCCAACGCGTTGATCCGCATCCCCAGGGATATCACGGAGGTCCGCCCCGGAGACCTCGTCGACGTCGAATTTCTCCAGCAGCGTTAA
- a CDS encoding 5-formyltetrahydrofolate cyclo-ligase, which translates to MTSKQAMREQHHAYRRHLRDNPELKRDLDRSITAHAVRYVASFGGGNAAAYHPLPSEPGGGGFVASLAAASRNLFLPVSLAGGVLHWTPHTEVARPGALGITEPAGARFNSNVLRSCCVIVVPALGVSRRDGMRLGKGAGYYDRALAGVAVPTVAVVYAREFVDGVPHDAHDVPADAVITEDGVFEL; encoded by the coding sequence ATGACCTCCAAGCAGGCGATGCGTGAGCAACACCACGCTTATCGACGCCACCTCCGCGACAACCCCGAGCTCAAGCGCGATTTGGACCGGTCGATCACCGCACACGCCGTCCGCTACGTCGCTTCCTTCGGCGGCGGCAACGCGGCGGCGTACCACCCTCTGCCGTCCGAACCCGGGGGCGGCGGGTTCGTGGCCTCGCTCGCCGCTGCCAGCCGGAACCTTTTTCTCCCCGTCTCGCTGGCTGGCGGTGTGCTGCACTGGACGCCGCACACGGAGGTCGCCCGGCCTGGCGCCCTCGGCATTACAGAACCGGCAGGGGCGCGGTTCAACTCGAACGTCCTGCGTTCATGCTGCGTGATCGTCGTTCCTGCTCTGGGTGTCAGCCGCCGTGACGGGATGCGGCTGGGCAAGGGCGCCGGTTACTACGACCGGGCGCTCGCGGGTGTGGCGGTGCCTACCGTCGCCGTGGTCTACGCCCGCGAGTTCGTGGACGGGGTGCCGCACGACGCCCACGACGTCCCCGCCGACGCCGTGATCACCGAAGACGGTGTTTTCGAGCTGTAG
- the rpsN gene encoding 30S ribosomal protein S14, translated as MAKKSKIAKNEQRKEIVARYAERRAELKAIIRNPETSDEDRLDAQFELNRQPRDASPARVRNRDSHDGRPRGYLRKFGLSRVRMREMAHRGELPGVRKSSW; from the coding sequence ATGGCTAAGAAGTCTAAGATCGCCAAAAACGAGCAGCGCAAGGAGATCGTCGCACGTTACGCGGAGCGCCGCGCTGAGCTCAAGGCAATCATCCGTAACCCGGAGACGTCCGATGAGGACCGTCTCGACGCTCAATTTGAGCTCAACCGCCAGCCGCGCGATGCCTCCCCGGCCCGCGTGCGTAACCGTGACTCGCACGACGGTCGCCCCCGCGGCTACCTCCGCAAGTTCGGTTTGTCCCGTGTCCGCATGCGCGAGATGGCTCACCGCGGTGAGCTTCCGGGCGTCCGTAAGTCCTCGTGGTAA
- a CDS encoding SLC13 family permease yields MTRTRFLLPFFATASVAALAAVDTTEAVTLLRRLLPVLGFAGGMSVVVNLASEVGVFEWAAARVRRFGFLALCVVATVFLSLDTTAIMLTPLAVHLARRRGSRVTSLALPVVWIANLASLPLAVSNLTNLLALGTIGPQYVRIAAAPSLVAIAVAVIAALLIDAHPTRSPTNHGDTPAPPVAALAVVGAAMCALLTPIPYWVTSSAAALAMVLLVGSKTRGALRLSLIPWSALALALALSSAATAAITLWGTVSVSGVWAMAGAGAVAANLINNIPAYFLLEPAASGPTELVALLIGVNAGAIVTPWASLATLLWADQLRRAGEPVPWRQFVCYGALLAPLAVAGATGALVIAQR; encoded by the coding sequence ATGACCCGAACCCGTTTTCTGCTCCCCTTTTTCGCCACCGCCTCCGTCGCGGCTCTCGCCGCCGTCGACACCACCGAGGCAGTAACGTTGCTGCGCCGACTTCTGCCCGTCCTCGGTTTCGCGGGGGGGATGTCGGTGGTGGTCAACCTCGCCTCCGAGGTCGGTGTTTTCGAGTGGGCGGCGGCGCGCGTCCGGCGCTTCGGGTTCCTGGCGCTCTGCGTCGTCGCGACGGTATTCCTCTCGTTGGACACGACGGCGATCATGCTCACCCCGCTCGCCGTGCACCTCGCCCGCCGCCGCGGTTCGCGCGTCACCTCGCTCGCGCTGCCAGTCGTCTGGATCGCCAACCTCGCCTCGTTACCTTTGGCGGTCTCCAACCTGACGAACCTCCTGGCCCTAGGCACCATCGGGCCGCAGTACGTCCGAATCGCGGCCGCACCGTCGCTGGTAGCCATCGCCGTCGCAGTCATCGCGGCGCTGCTTATCGACGCCCACCCGACGCGCTCCCCCACCAACCACGGCGACACTCCCGCACCGCCCGTGGCGGCGCTCGCGGTTGTGGGGGCGGCGATGTGCGCTCTGTTGACGCCGATCCCGTATTGGGTTACCAGCTCCGCCGCCGCCCTAGCGATGGTTCTGCTGGTGGGCAGCAAAACCCGGGGCGCACTGCGGCTTTCGCTGATCCCCTGGTCCGCGCTCGCGTTGGCACTTGCGCTCTCCTCCGCGGCTACGGCGGCTATCACGCTCTGGGGCACCGTCAGCGTCAGCGGAGTGTGGGCAATGGCGGGGGCCGGGGCGGTTGCGGCAAACCTGATCAACAATATCCCCGCGTACTTCCTCCTTGAACCCGCCGCTTCTGGCCCGACGGAGCTCGTGGCCTTGTTGATCGGCGTCAACGCCGGCGCGATCGTGACGCCGTGGGCGTCTCTTGCGACGCTGCTCTGGGCCGACCAGCTCCGTCGCGCCGGCGAGCCCGTGCCGTGGCGGCAGTTCGTGTGCTACGGAGCTTTACTCGCTCCCCTTGCGGTGGCAGGCGCCACCGGAGCCCTCGTGATTGCTCAGCGGTAA